aattcaacaaaaacaaagttcGGAAACTTAATGTCTTCAAAACAGAACTCCATGCTCAGTTCGAGGCAGTAAACAATGATAGGTATgacttttaattaaaatcagTCCCTGCCCCTTTACATCTGTTAAACTAATGCATCTTAAATCTACaatcttatttttttccttaaaacaGAAGTCCAGTACACCTACATGATATCCATCTACAACCATCACATCTCAGTGAAGGGGTACATGACATCCTATATACTCGCTGTTTAAGTCAGCTTGACTACACCTACAATCCAAATATTTCCTCAAAAGAAAAAGACCTTCCCATCTCAGAAATAATCAAAATTAACACTTCATACTATAGAGTAAGTACaagctgtaaaaaaaataaaataaaatgcatgcatgTTCAATGAATTTGAAGTTGGCATTAATACAAGTTCTTATTAATTCTCCCCTCCCCAATGCAGATGAATGTCAAGGCAAAGAGAATGCAACAGAAGAGTCAAAGACCACAACTTTGTTCAAGATGGAACCTTTCTCCTGAATACCACCTACACCGTTGTGACGAAAGCATACCTATCGACTTAACTGTGTGGAATGACAACATTACCACTGAATGCTGATATTTGATTTCAAATGTTTCCATTCATCAATTTAAAGAAAGAACCTTTATCTCCACAACAAAAGACACTGAACTGACTCTGCTCACTTGTAATGAAGACACATGTCCAGTAGACCACACCGCTTCCCAGAACCTCACTGCAGATATAGTTTGAGCAAGCACTGACAGTTTGCACATTTGTCCACAAAACCACAAGGTCCCAGATATGCCATTATCAGACTCAAAAGTTCTCTGTGAAAAATGCTCATGCATAACCCACTACATGCAATACACTCAAACTGGTATTAGAACTGTTCATATTGAAAACTTTCTCTTTAGATCCATAATTGACATTCCAGAAAATGCTTCATACATGCACATCCACATACTTATGTACACGTACGTaatacatgcatttacattcatacatttatgTACAGGTACATAATGCATACACGCGCACATTCATCCACCTATGTACATGATTAATACATGCATATGTAAAGTGAGGTTCTGGGAAGTGGTGTCTTCAAAGAACCATACATACCTGTACTCATTCACACACAATGAATTGACtacttgtgtttttatttgtccTTAATGTTCATTTGAGTTATTTCTGTTTGACATTGTCTAAAAATGACTTGTATTTGATTAGTCTTTCCTATGTATGATTCCTTAAGCCTATCCCAGTGCCAGGCTAAAAACTAATAAACCTCCTACAATTATTTTTGATTCTCCTGCTTTCGTTGACCATGTTTATACATGCACTGTTTAAGATGTAAAGGGCTCCATCTTCAAGTAGAATGACTTTAACTGGCTTTTACTAAAGCATTTTCTAATTTCATGTAATGTTTGGCATCTTTTCAGTTCTTATGTACTAATCTACAAGCAGTTTCCAACTTTCTTAAACTGTAAATTGACTACTAAATGtttcttgtttctcatttgtaaataaaatgggAATAAACTGCAAAATCTCACACTGCATGTGTAGCCTGATAAGATGTGTACTTGTCATTGTTAATGTACCTCTTACTTTCAGTTCCATTACAATTCTATTCCTCCTGAAGACACTAGTTTAACACAAATGGTTCATGTTGATGAagctaaatcttttttttactaCAATAGAACTTCAAACTGCTTCAATGTATCTggcttgctgtttttttttttttttttacttactttACCcccgtgtcgttccaaacccgtaaaagcttcgttcgtcttcagaacataaattaagatatttttgatgctttCTAACCCTCCCACAGACAGCAATATAATTAACACGGTCAAAGTCCAGAAacgtactgtatgtgtgtttcttTTTATGATAAATACCATTCCACGCATGTTCTAGCTCAGTGgctacacacacagacactgacTCTTTCTTGTTCCATACCTCTTGTTTAAATTCAGCCATCATAAATATGGCCATGTCACATGTGTCTATACACACTTTCACTTTAAAGGGAAAGGGAAGTAgtgtgtggccaagtatggggtcccatactcggaatttgtgctctgcgtttaacccatccaagtgcacacacacagtagtgaacacacacctggagcagtagCTGTTGCTTGTTCCATGCTTCTGGTTAAGCATTGTTCTTGTTTTCTAgttatgatgaataaatatcaTGTGCAACCAAACGCTGAAGTAATTTCATGCTTTAGAGCAGGGGTGGCGAACGTCGGTCCTGGAgcgccgcagccctgcagagttttgcttcaaccctaatcaaacacacctgaacaagctaatccaGGTCTGAAGGGTTgctagaaagctacaggcaggtgagttttatTTAGGGTTGGAGCTGCTCTCCAGGACCGGAGTTCATCACCCCTGCTTTAGAGGTTTTTGgtgaatttttaattagtacACTTTAAGATCATTTCTTTAGAAAGATTtagtaacacttgagtcattactagtgggttaccatgctTTTCACagtagaatactgatccaaataattagtaattcctttagaaatatgttttttttttttttagagtataATGGAATTTGGATGACTGGAATTTGatatgcatgtgtttgtctTCATATGATACGCATTCGAAATGCATTTGGCATACATATGATATGCAAAATTGCTTGTCATATCCATGCAAAAAAATTTTCTGCATATATAGCACGTCAAACTTGAACAGTAATAGGGTCCAAGTCTGCTATTAGGTTACTGATAATGTAAACAGTCTTGCGAATTTGTTTATGGTAGCAGTTCAAATGTTAATGTACTGCTAGTTATTTGTCCTGCATTACTTTTAGTTTTGCATGAATTATGAAACTTTCTCATTACTTCTCTGggaagaatgaaaaaaaaaaagtagttattGATTAGTTAATACTATAGTGTGATCGGTGTGCTGTTACTTACTAATTAGTTCATCAGAGTTTCGTGTCAGTTAACAGTAGTTACTAAATTGTTAATATTATGTTCCTGTGCAGTTATTGATTAATGACGagacagtattctaaagtgttacccaaaaattTTCATTTCACTCCAGCGAATACCTATAAATAGTAAAACCAGAGAAACCGATCATTTTGCAGTGGTCTCTTAATTTTTTCCAGAGCTGtatattgcatttaaacatgtttatgAGAATTTTACTAAGCTGCTCAAGTTGTGGTTTATTTCCCATCCAAATGCTTAAGGTTACTGATTGCACTTAAATCTgtgttattataaaaaatgaccAGAGACCACCAATTATGCATTGTagttatgcatgtatgtatttatgctTATCAAGTTGTTAACAAAGCATTATCGAACTCTTTACATGtgagctaattaaaaaaaacagtgacgATGAATGAAGAACTCACTACTTGTCTATTAACgtattacagtttataaactaTGAATTAACTAAAAACTAATAGTTTGCAAATTATTTGTAAGTATTTtattagcatatatttattataaagtgttacagaaAAGATGAGGAAAAGAAAATGCCACACTAACGTCTCTTtattctctttttatttatgtaGGACGAAGAGACAGATCCGGGATCAGTAACAAGTTACACTTAAAAGGTATTAACATTCTGGGTTTACTACTATAACAAAACACTTCAATATACAGGAATATCAAACACGTATTAGCCATTCAAGTTCAAGGATTCTTCGCGATTTTCATCTGAAATCATATGTTTTCAGATGAAAATATTTGAGGCATATGAAGTTACTGTTCTCTTAAGGGAAACAGTAGGTAGCCACTGAATGTGTTGTGGTTACTCTGGCTATCCGATATCCTCCTGTTAGCCAAAAGTGTCACATAGACAACATCTCCGACCTCTAGGAGCAACACAGCTCCGTTTGAGGAGTTCACTACATTCCCAGCCTGATGAGCGTGTGCGATAACTACATGCTGTCCATTCTTGATAATAGAGACGGTTGATGGGGTTGCTTGACTAGCTGGACCATAGACAGAGATTCTGAACATGTACGCTCCTCTCAGTGGGGCTGTGAAAACACCTGAATCAAACAACAAGAGACACAGGAAAGATTCAGCCGTTACCAAACACACTGTTTAACAGTTTTGAAAGATGACCGATTATTTGGTTTTCTTATATAAATTACAACATCGCAGAGAGGTTTGACTGGAACGGGAGGTTTCTCATTACTATAAGTTTAACGACTCCATTTGATTGATAATTACCTGTAATTGGGCTGTAGGCGTTTCCTATGTTTGTGAAGACGTTCCTGTAGGTTAGTGGGATGTCCGTGGTAAAGGGACCAATATTTCCACTGCTAGATTGCATCAGTCCAGCTGAAAAagctatctgtctgtctgttaatgaaaaacaaacaatacgTTTCACAACATTGCTTACTACGCTGAGAACACGACTGAACTGAACATAATTCAAGCACTGTTTCACCTCTGTTTTCCTTTCTCAACTCCTCCACTTGACTCTGAGTAAGATTTGACATTTCTGTGGAGGAATAAAGATTCTGTTAAATGACATTTACAATGACACAATTTACACAGTATTTACACCCAATTTTACACTAACATTTACACTATGTATTACTGATGTATTGCTTTGCTTGGATCATTGATAACAGAGTGAACATTTTCGTGAGATACCATCATTTTTCTTGTTCAGCTCTTGCAGGAGGAGCGTCTGTTGTTCTGCAGCTTGCTCAGCATCACTCAGTCGTGTCTCTAAAGCTCTGATGTTGGCTTTCTGCTCTGTAACGGTGGCGGTCAGCTCTCTCAGTGCCGCGTGGATGTCAGGGAAGTACAGATGGCAGTATTGGCCGTCAGTCGAAGCATCATCTCTCACAGTGTCTGTCTGAGGTGGATTCTGTCTGCTGTCCTCAGATCGGAGCTGTTGACTGATCTCATTGTTACCGAGTACAGCAAGCACAAAGGTttccagcagcagcagtataCAAACTAAACTCTTCATTCTTCAGCGATGTTTGCTTCCAGCTCTTGCTCTGTTATCTCTCGCATCTCATGTTCTTTTATAGTGTCCCGACCCATTGCCTTATATTTCTTCAGATAAAAAAGTAGATAAACAAGTTAATTGTTAATTTCAATCAAAGGAAGGATGTTCCGGGTCCAGTAGATATTCATTTGTATCCACAACATTTGTGACCCAGATTTTTCCCCTGGAAATTAATAATGAAATCCCAGATTTTTTAAAGGTAATACTGTGGATGGTTATACCACTTTCAGGTATCCTTGTCAAATTTAATAACGAATGCTGACGTGTAAAGTATAATGTTTAGGTATTGTGGCTATACCATTCAAACTGTGTAGTTTGTTTACTGCTCggccctttaaaaaaaaaaaacaaatcatcacaatttttttaaagaaaaagttgtaaatattttctgtgGTGACTGACCTGATGGAGCTTAACTTACATCCCTCTAAATATTATTTCCCCTCACATGCAAGAACATCAACTATTAAGAGAAGCAGAACTGACTAATtgcatcaataaataaatacaaaacaataattTGAGGAATAATATTACTCTTTGCATGCCATtactttataattaaattatatattgaatTTACTGAAGATAACAGACTATATGTTTCTATATGGTTTACACAAAacagcacaaacacaaaattattttttttaaatgacgtgcAAAAACATCAAATGTAATCTGTCACGTTGTGTTGTAGTTGGAGTGGGGAGACGTGAAGTCGAGGAATAGCGCAACCAATACTATCTTTAATGATAAACTTCAAGGAACACTGAACATACCAACACATTGACGATCTATACAACATAAGACagaacacagaagtcaaggaaCACAGGACTTATAAACACACGGCAATCAAGGGAGGAgaactgaaacacacacacagctggggactaattaactaatgaacatGAAACTAGGACACagacaggaactccaaataaggacacgagagcaggggaaaacacaggacgcggagacacagtctgacagtaatcattAACCCAATTCACTACTTTTTCACGTGCAAGAACGTCCTAGGTTTTGGCAGAGTGGGTTTATGCACTTATGATGACATGTGCATTGGCTTCTTTTACAGTACCACGAGACTGGAATGACATTTGTTATCTGATGTGATTTGTGCTTTTACCTTTTGTTAATTATTACTTACCCAATTTTACCTTTTatacatttggcagatgctttaaACTCAAGCAGCCAAAGGTAAAATCTCACAAGCTGGCCTCTGTTACACATTGAATGCAAGAGTGGATGTCTATTTATCATAGCAGACACGCAACAAAATAATGCTTCACCAAAAATAAAGCGTGATGAACAAATAACAAGGAAGCACAAAAAAgtaatgtacagtacacaacAGTAAATACAAACAAGAGATTGTTAGCCGCCAACATCACAGCAGTTTCCAGTGATATTTGTCAAATCTCCCTCTCGCTTATTCTCTCTCCTCCACCATCACACACCCCCTAATGCTGATTGGCTACACGTTCGTTGTTGTGTCTGGTCTGAGTAACTTTTTCAAATACCTGTTCTCCTTGTATCTCCGTTGTTACAAGTGAGGCTCCCGTACTGCCTCTCTTGCACCACCAGAGGGAGCTTTCACCTGAATATTGAAAAAattagtaattattaataattaataatgtcCCACAAATTCTGtggtttttcagcatttttgtgtatttaaacCCTTTCCAACAtggactgtatgattttgagatccatcttttcacactgaggacaactaaGGGACacatgcaactattacagaaggttcaaacgctcactgatgctccagaaggaaaaacagtgcattaagagccgggggtgtaaacttttgaacagaatgaagcTGTGCACATTTTTcctattttgcctaaatatgattttttttatttttttttttttcatttactactgcccttcagaagctacagaagatacttacatttcccagaagacaaaataagttaaatttaccttcatctTTACCCttatcttcaaattcaaaacgTTTTTTTGAACaccagtattaagaatcaagtgtaTGCAAACTTTTCAAACTCATTTTCATAAAaccaactattattttctcttgtggactatatgtaaatgtctgttatgtgaaatatcttattaaggtcagtattaaataaacaataacatgcattttgtatgatccctcttattttggtaaaataactAACATTTttcagattctgcaaggtgtatgtaaacttttgacttcaaCTGTATTTGATCTCGTGCTCCGGTTTTCTAGATCATCTGTTTtatctttcaaaaaaattatCTCCTTTTCCATCTTTTCAATTCGTGTGCAGATATCTCTCAAATGATCCTCATTAGAACCTGTCCTGGTCTGCATCTCGTCGGCCTGCTTGGAGTTGAAAGTGGCAGTTCTATTTTGGTCAGAGAATTTTGGATGTCGGTTGTCTTATTTATGTGAGAAGTCAGTTTGTCATTAGAGTCAAggatattatagttttgaattttttaattagtttttattttaatacagttttcaaatttcctataatttcagtttagttttaattttgtgaacacatttctatttagtttttgtatatttcagtttcagttttagtaattatagcTTAACAGAGTTAATGGAACACTTCCGGTGTAGACCAAACAAGACATTTCATTTTAGCAAAGTTAAATGTTTGCAGTTTACAATTAACTCCTGTGCAAACCTcttaataatgaatataaaataattatttacaataaaaaaaaaaatgcaacttatatgtatacaatttattaattcatattcatgttcatattcattcatcttatttaatatgcatatagtttacaaacaacatgctaatcaattTGAGGAAACATGCTCTGCGTCCCattgtgcatactatccaccctatctgccctaaatagtatgaCTAAACATGACTAATATCAGATAGAATTTAGCATGGACagtgtgcacattgggacgcagtcATGTTCTTTGCAATCGTCATTGAAACtctgtaaactttatttttgctacctgtcaaattatgatttattaatgtctacacctaccacaaccctaaacctacccttacagtaatgcaaatacagtaattatgtgtTATATTCGCAGTTGTgactagaagggatacagctaccGGAAACCaacaatgaataatttttttctacctattagattgtgttttattaatgtctacacctaccccaaccctaaacctacccttttaCACAGAAACACAGCGCGGCTATCGCTTTCTCCCGTTTCGGATGTGTTTTATACAGTCAAGGTGGTGCTCGTGTCATGGACTCCAGGCGGACGTTACCATAGTAAAGTCAGCTCATCCAAAACATGTTGTTCTTGCACGTCAAGGACGCTTTTAAATGTTCGTGCGCTgtaaggtgtgcattatttttattttccatttcatattttatagttatttccCATTTAATAGCCCGcgtcttgttttttaaatgcaaaaaacgCATTCTCTGTGATTATAGGACGCAGCTCACGTGCATGAAGCGCATCTATTTCCCTCAACAACCACAGGTCCGATTTTCTGGCACAGAaacacgattatttatttttgctaattattattttattttcgttagtttttcagttactgttgttagtttcgtttagttttagtttttcatttatttagaaatttttattttattttagtttactaaaatgttttttgaccaatagTTTTAGTCTTGGTTTCAGTTTTCGTTTAAGAAAATAACCTTGATTAGAGTCACGAATCGCTTTCATGAGAGATTTAAGCGTTAGCTTTTGTTGGTCAGCCGCCATCTTTTGGGGATTGTAGAGGTATACTGAATCGTTATATTGAGTTCCTCACACTATAAGTTGTGCAATTTCCAGTAGGTAACAAAGGgtctacatatatatatatatatatatatatatatatatatatatatatatatatatatatatatttaaaaacctgTAGTACAGTTGGAGATAAATTATTGCTTATAAAATAGTAGCAACTGACGAGGCGCACCTGGAGCTCAACGACACGTCCTGCTTCGATGAGTGCATCGCAAAACTTGTTgtagtttttaataaatgtttatctttTGATGTGTCATGAATCCGGTCCGTGGCCTTCCGTCTGAttaccaccagaggtcacccttccatcatattgactctcgcaccacacagactgtttcacattaccttgcactacatttcccatctgccatctcactaatcacatGCTCACCTGATCATACGCACACAACTcaatgcactgattacacagctgattcccatcagACACCttacataagccatggacttcctctatTGGAAGCACATATCGCTACCCTAGCTGATAGTTACTTTACGGAGCCTGTCTTCGTTTTCAtagtcatagtcttgccttgcctgtttcttGTGTTTTGTCCTGCCTGGATTACTgttgtgtacctggattatctctctttgccttgccctgttggatactgttcgccgatcgaagacccacgcttgtcctaggattactctttgtcttgcttCATCTGTGACTGTTTGCTATGTATCGACCCATGCTCGTTTCTGACCATGTCTTTGAATAAAAccctgcagatggatccgcacgttTCATGTTCTGACCAACAGATggtcattgtgtgtgtgtaggagggatttcaaaataaacaagATTCATAGGTTTAATGTCCAGCTCAATTTGGGTTAGTTTTAGCCTAGCAGTGGAGTCATTTTGAACCAGGGTtgcctgttcctggagatctacctacCTGCaaagttcagttccaaccccaatcaaacacacctgagtaGTTCTTAT
The sequence above is drawn from the Onychostoma macrolepis isolate SWU-2019 chromosome 04, ASM1243209v1, whole genome shotgun sequence genome and encodes:
- the LOC131538807 gene encoding cerebellin-4-like, with the translated sequence MKSLVCILLLLETFVLAVLGNNEISQQLRSEDSRQNPPQTDTVRDDASTDGQYCHLYFPDIHAALRELTATVTEQKANIRALETRLSDAEQAAEQQTLLLQELNKKNDEMSNLTQSQVEELRKENRDRQIAFSAGLMQSSSGNIGPFTTDIPLTYRNVFTNIGNAYSPITGVFTAPLRGAYMFRISVYGPASQATPSTVSIIKNGQHVVIAHAHQAGNVVNSSNGAVLLLEVGDVVYVTLLANRRISDSQSNHNTFSGYLLFPLREQ